The following are encoded together in the Phocoena sinus isolate mPhoSin1 chromosome 11, mPhoSin1.pri, whole genome shotgun sequence genome:
- the GPX1 gene encoding glutathione peroxidase 1: protein MCAAQRSAAALAAAAPRSVYAFSARPLAGGEPVNLGSLRGKVLLIENVASLUGTTVRDYTQMNDLQRRLGPRGLVVLGFPCNQFGHQENAKNEEILNCLKYVRPGGGFEPNFMLFEKCEVNGEKAHPLFTFLREALPTPSDDATALMTDPKFITWSPVCRNDVAWNFEKFLVGPDGVPVRRYSRRFLTIDIEPDIEALLSQGPSCA, encoded by the exons ATGTGTGCCGCTCAGCGCTCGGCGGCCGCCCTGGCTGCAGCGGCCCCGCGCTCGGTGTACGCCTTCTCTGCGCGTCCGCTGGCCGGCGGGGAGCCCGTGAACTTGGGGTCCCTTCGGGGCAAGGTGCTGCTCATTGAGAATGTGGCGTCGCTCTGAGGCACAACTGTCCGGGACTACACCCAGATGAATGACCTGCAGCGGCGCCTCGGGCCCCGGGGCCTGGTCGTGCTCGGCTTCCCGTGCAACCAGTTTGGGCATCAG GAAAATGCCAAGAACGAGGAGATCCTGAATTGCCTCAAGTACGTACGACCAGGCGGCGGGTTCGAGCCCAACTTCATGCTCTTCGAGAAGTGCGAGGTGAATGGCGAGAAGGCACATCCGCTCTTCACCTTCCTTCGGGAGGCTCTGCCCACGCCTAGTGACGACGCCACTGCCCTCATGACAGACCCCAAGTTCATCACCTGGTCTCCGGTGTGCCGCAACGACGTTGCCTGGAACTTCGAGAAGTTCCTGGTGGGCCCAGACGGTGTGCCCGTACGCAGGTACAGCCGCCGCTTTCTGACCATCGACATCGAGCCTGACATCGAAGCTCTGCTGTCTCAGGGGCCCAGCTGTGCCTAG